The DNA sequence agggttgttgtcagggttagggcagagaaagggttgaaaatgactgaaaatcaatggaagtcaatgggagtcaacacatggtcctcactacatatagcaaaacaagtgtgtgtgtgtgtgtgtgtgtgtgtgtgatctcacatgtttgccGTTTCTTGGGTGGATCTTGCAGTGCAGGCTCCCGAAACTGGGGTTGGGATCCTTTCTGATAGAGaacttgtctttaaaacaaaaacaagtaaagCAGTTAAACTAGAAGAAATCTCTTCCTCATATCATACTAAAATTGATCAACGTGATCAATTTTTGCAGAGCTCCTTGTTGTTTcatccttgtttttctttaggttAATGTTTTTACGTACATTGTTCCTCTAAATGTCTCAAACTTCAGTCCTCAAGGCCTGGTGTCCTGCAGCTTGTAGATGCATCTCAGCTTCAACTCACCTGACAACTACATCATTGGCAGGAGTTAGCAGAACTTGACCGCATGCTAAGGAGGGGATTCAGCCATACGTTGCAGGTGGTCTGAGTCAGGACGCTAGTGCCAAAGAACTGGAGTTTGAGACCCCTTCTCTGAACTATTGCCATTTTGTCAATTTTCCCCATCACTGGGTTTGTTCTGACTAAATTGGATTTAACGGtttgaaagaaaacacagaaaaagtttgaaagaggcAAACATCTagaacatgcaggacactggaCTGACTTTGAACACCTCTGATCTCCAACAATGGATGTATGCAATCTGAATGAAAGCCATGAAAaccattgtatttttttatttaaatcaaaaatgaaacatttaaaattattaagaAATTGTTACTATTTTACATTCAATAAAGGAATAAAAGGGTGTGAGTACAGAATCTGGAGTACATCCTGGCTGGTGCTAATAGCTATGCTAATATTTAACTCAAATGAAATAAAGTCAGGAGGAAGTAAACCTGAATGGTAAATACAAGTTAATATTTGACCAAGGTTTTAGATTAAAATAATCAgctgtcaaaataaataaaaatctatagtTGGAgttgatttttctgtttaactGAAGCTATCCCAacctttcatttgttttcatatGTTGTTATGACAGGGCTTAATCCAACAGTCCTTCAATTTGTAGGCTGCTGTATACAATTTACATGAATAAAACTGTAGAAGTGTAAACGACAAAAGGGAGATTGAGGATTCAGAGTAATTAAGTTCCGAGAGCTGAAGGTTCAGGGTAGCATAATGGAAACCCTTACATTTCTGTTAAAGGAACATCTTTACAAAACAACACTGAGATAGTTGCACTACTCGGACTGTTGTTTAGCAAGGGTGCAATTTATAACCATAAGTTCATAGGATTGAGTTGGAAAATGTTGCAGTTGTACCTTTTTCCATGCAGCAGCAATGGCTTTGTGCAGACCATATGTTTGGAGCACCTGCAGACCCTCACAGGTGTTGTACATCTGCTGACAGACAAAGATGAAAGCTCCACATAATGTATGAGACACATCTGATTCACTCAGTGATGGCATGGCTTCATTCAGCAGCCTCAGGGTGAATTGTACGATGATGTGAGCTGCAAAGGTTCTGCAGAGGACACAGAAAAGAGGGAAAGATGCTGAAaagagataaaaacacaaatgtttgtgTGCATTATATACAAACATGCACTTTGTGCATGGGTGGTGTAGACAGAAGCTGCAATGTCCAATAAACAAAGTTACTTTAACGCTTACTGACCTGGTCAACTCCAGCACCTATTAATGTCCATTTAATCAGGCTTAATCAGTGTCTTACCTTTCACCATGGCCAACAAGATTCTTCTCAAATAGGAAAAGCGCTAATCCCCTGTCAGTGTTTGCGATGCGGGCTAGAATATCAGCAATGAGGATCTGTGTTGCTGCAGGCTTCCCCATCGTAGTCTGTAAATTTACAGATATGAGCACAGAACcaaaaaatggacaaaaacagaaaaaaagtaacGATAATGCAAAATAGGATTGCCTATATTAATTATAGTTTATCTTGTCTTAACATGGGagttaataaaatgtaataaatctataattAAAACACATAATTATACACAATAATAACACCATAAAACCTATTAAAGGAGCCACAATAGGGAATGAACTGAACCAACATTGTAAATCTGAGCAGGATAAATGCTCCTCTGCAATAATGTGAGAGACTGACAAGGAAATCCCTTTTTTGCagtgcagcaaaaggtggttcaaccAGCAGTTAAATTACACGGTATACCTAGTTTGTCCAACAGTACTAATACATTTTTCATTAGGTTTTTGAACAACTATCACGCAACATTttgatgcatcccttctccaacacacctgaacaaAAATCAATGGCTCATACCCAGACTCTGCACAGCTGAATAATATGCTTAGTCATTTGATTGAGATGTTTTGAAGCAGGAATGTATGCAAAAGTTGCAAAATAGTAGCTCTCGACGACTGGACATGGGCACCTCTGGTTTATGACTTCTATCAGCTCATAaattgtgtatgtgtgcattttCGTGTGTGAGACACAGACCTGTTGTGCACTGAGGACAGCAACAGGTGCAAGCAGAGCCTCAATGACAGGAGTCTGGTAAAGACAATCAGCAGCACATTCTGTTTGTTCACATAACATCCGCAGCACCTCCATCACCAGACAGCTGGGCGACAGGGAGCCTAAGgatataaacaaaacacaaactgtttccactttaatttcaACTACTTTGTTATATTAAATATTGCTTACATACTATGCTGTGCAACTGTGAATGATTGCTGTAATCCATTAATGTTTGCAGATGATTCAGggtttatatattatatacatataaaaaaaacttttaagtcTCTGCAATATATTATGAATTTAGTGATGAAAGACGTCAATGAATAGCATTTATATCAAAGCTCTACTCTGAACCGGAGCACAGCGTTGGAGAGGAGCAGCTACTCCACCTTGTTGAAAGGAGTTACTTGAAGTGGTTTGGGCATCTCATTAGATTGCCTTCTGGATGGCTCCCTTTGTAGGTTTTTTTGGGCCTTTCCTATCGAGTGGAAACTCTGTAGGAAATTAATTAAAGAGCAGATTTTCAAATCTGGCTTGGTAATGCCCAAGGATCCCCCAGAAAGGCTCAAGATGGTCACTAAGAAGGATGTCTGGGTATTCCTAATGAACCAGTTATATAGAGAAACCGATCTCGGATGAGTGAATCCACAGTCAGGATAATGTCTACACCCAGTTGCAGGTGGGTTTACAACCCAGCTATGGGTAACTGGTTGTACGTCTGTTACTCACATTCAATATTCAAGCATAGGACAGCAAATAGTGGAAACAAACATTATCCAAAAAAGAGAGTGAATTACGaggtatttttttttcacttttcttgCTTATGTTcacttttttgattaaaatccgATTAATCCCAATGGTACATCATTTCGCTGTGAACTGATTTCTGAGTGCATCTGCTTCCTCTATCCTGCAACATCATCTCacttctataaaaaaaaaaaaaaaactctggagAGCTTCTTGTTAACTTTATATCgcttattaagaaaaaaaaaaaaaaaaaaagacttgctCCACATGACTACTTACAGCAGTCGACGGAAATGATAAGCTGATGAAGTCAACAAGGAGAACATTATTGATTACTGTTGCAACTGGAAGATTCCTGAGTCAGAACAATAGAGGCCATAAAAACGCATAAAGAACTACTAGAGAAGTAACTGACTCAGTGCAAGGTTAGCAGATAAAACTTTGGTCTGAGGAGTGTTTGTCTGTCTCATGGGGAGAGACAGGCAGGGAGGCAGGAGCACGTAACCCATGGACAGACCTTCGACGTGTTGGAGCGCATGTGACACATCTGTCAGTGAGGTGTCGCTGCTCAAAGGGTGAGGGTGTCGACACATGATGTTAATCAGGATGACAATCAGGTCTGTCAGAGTGATTGGATCTGAAACGCAAACAAAAATTAGCTAGTCGGTCTTATGCTCTCGGTCTagacagtaaaataaataaaaaaacctgcATCCCAGCATCGACTGGCAGACCCCCTCTCTTCACCATCATGCCAGAAGATGTGTCTGGTTTAACTGTCAGACTTTCTCCCACTCACAGTATTATGTAACTTAATTAATGATAAAGATGGGATGGAGAGGAAGAAGGTTGCTCCATTAGAGGAATGAAGGGAGTGGTACATATCGGTGCTGACTATAAGCATTCCTGTGTCATTATATGATTGCAAAGATCAGGGATTGCAAAAATGACCTCAAGAGAGAACAACAAAGCACACATGAAAAAATAGTAAATAATTAAGATCTGTGCCCATTTAACTCCAATTGTTCACTTCTATGAGAAATGTGATATTAAGCGCTTTAGTCCTTATTTATAGCTTAACTACACAGAAAAACATTCCTGAATCGATGTTGCAAGTATGTAGAAAGCCTAGAACCACACCTTTGTGCTTCCTTATTTTGATGGGAAATAGTTTCCGTCCATTGGTGTAGATGATGAGTttacccaaaacacacaaagagtGGACAAAGAACGCATATTCAAGCTCCTTTCTGGTATAAACGCTTGTCTGTGGCAAACCtgaaaagcaaaatgagaaaaagttagATGacatagatgagaaaagatGTGCTGAACTAACATTGTTAGTAATGACAGGATTCACTGCCATGGCTGGTTTGTTACTCATAACTTTAACCTGTAAAAAGACTTAAATTGTTGAAATTCTGTCAAAAGAGAAATAAAGATAATATTTCTCCTTTAAGCCTGGACATATTAGTTTTACCTCCATCATTATTCAGATCAaacattaattttcattttattttcactgaTTTTTCAGACGCTTTAAAGTAAGCTTTGCTTGcatataaaaacaacagaactgCATTTTATTACCAAGTAACCAACTGACCAATGCAGCAGAATATTAAATAAGGAAATTGTGCATCCCTACCTATAATCACTAATTCAAAACCAATAGCTTAGATTAATAAAATGACTAAACAGTTGCTTGCTCATAAAACGAAATAAATAATACCAAATGGTGCAAGATTTAAGACAGTGTGTCATCTTTTAAGACTCTGGAGTgcagaacaataaaacaaactagCACAGCTGCGACTTCTGGCAGTCCAACTATAAAGTATAAAAGTAACAGGGGAATATTACCACTCATTTATGACAAAGTCACAGCGTTTAGCCTCAAGGAGCCCTGCTGGGCTCCAGGAGAAAACACCTCGACCAGACCGTCTCCTGTTCTCCAGCATTTCTTTTGAATTAAGTAGTCTCTTCATATGGAAATTAAAGATTTAACTTGAGTTTGATGAAAATCTCAgagcaaacaaaaagaaaggttGGAAAATTTGCCTTAAATGTgagaaaataccagaaatgtcACCAGTAAATCTATGACGGGACGATCAGAATTTACCAGAAAACTCTTTCTTCATGTACTACAGCAGCAACTTTACACAGTTTGATGACCTGTACTTTTGTAGCATTTTGGTCAAATCAGATCAAATCAACAGCATTTTTATGATGACCTGAGGAATTCTTTGCATTTGATGGTAAAACaaaggtaaaatattaaatggaaTCTGTGTTTTCATGACACAGGTCTAAACCTACTTGGTAGGCTTCCTGAACTTCCCTCTATGTCCATGATTTAACTCATATCATCCATCACTAAAATTAGTGCAAAGTCAGGGACCAATAACTCAAACTATAACAGCAGAGGGAAACATTAAACCTGAGGAAGAAACGATTAGTTTCTACTCTGTTTTCCTTACCAGGGTCATTCGGCTCCTCCACGTGAGAATCAGTGGACTCACTTGTACCACGTTCAAAAGACTCACTGTAATGCAAACACTGCTGAAGAGCCGCTACAATctggaaaaaacaaagtaaaacaaaggattttgtcattgtttttgaaaatgtagAGGCCATTTACGATGGGCTCCCCTAAAACAGGTATGTCACTGCAGTCCACTTGCACTGTGAAGCAAGAGAAGTGCAAGCTGGCAAGGATTCTTACTGATTATAAAGATATCTCTTTGTGAAGTAATATTAATCCTCCCAAAAGTCAGTAAGCATTCAGTCATGTTtgacttaaaaataaattgctgGGGTGGCATGTGGTGAAGCGGTAGAGCAGGAGCTCCTTATATAGAGGTTGTTATTCCCCAACGTAGCGGTCTGGAGTTCCAgagctttgctgcatgtcttcccccttttctgtctgaccatttccTGACTAAACCACTGAATAAAAGTCACTAGTGCAAataatcttaaaaaataaatctaaattgcTGTGACACTGGtccaaataataaatatttaactgaGTCTTTGCCACGGTATCCTTCTCCAGGAAAATGGAGAGTTCTAGTTTTAAGAAAACGGGTTTTCTGAACATACTGTAAAACAGGTGATAACATCAGGTTTTCATCTATCAAAGTCAAGTCAACCAATCTGAGGAGCCCATCAAAATAACAGGAAATCTGTTAGTAAATCAGCAGtaaaaaaatgcagtttacACAGTCTTTCATTACAGGCTTTAACATCTAAATACTAAGCTAAAATAATgagtttaaagtttttattaggTAGCGGTGAAGTGTGCTATTGACTTCAGTCATTATTTTGGCAAACATTTGTTATATTTTCAGTACTGGAGCAATAAAGACATACAACCAGTTCCTTTctttaacacaaaacacaatgtTAAACATGGAAATGtacattttctacaaaaaatacaaatacagttgctaacatttaaaattaaaaaaagatttaaaattgtattttggcTCATACGTTTTGTAGTACATTATTCTAGTACATCACAAGTACAGATATTAACATTATCATGGTGTTAGTTCGGCTTCAGTATTAGTCCATGTAATCCCCAAATAACCCAAATATATGGGTAAAAATATGCTTGTTgaagaataagaaaaaatagattcatgtttttagattttgtttttagattttgtagAAAATAGCTGAAATTTTTTTCCAACACTCTATGATCTGGATTGTATATTCATCTCAATCTGGAAAATAACTAATCCTACATTTTTCCAGACGTTTATAATCCTTGGCGATGAATTTTGTGACCCAACTCTTGTTTCCGAGTCCCGTTTTCCAGACTTTAGCCACAGCTTGTGAGAACTATCTACTGCTGAATACGACATATTTATGTAGGTGtaagcatttgttttttaaatgtttactatTTACATTTGTTACATAACTTTTTATCTAAGATAAAACATGCCCTCGATTTAGATAATGTTTTTTAACCTTTAAGGATtttcacattaaataaaaaccaaataaaattacATGGGCGAAGACACTAGTACAGGAAATACAAcctctggaaaaaaaattaaatcaaaattacTGCAAAACTGACCTTTTgccagattattttttttttttgatgtagCATGCAGCTTTAAACAGCACCTGTTCGCGAATTTGAGTTTGGCAGGAAATATTCTGTTTCTAAGGTAATGAATTATGTGAATTTTGTGTAACAGTTTGTTGAAGTTCTGtaactaaaacacaaaaggCAATGGTTTGTTGCTGCTGGTGAGGGTAGCTTCAGTAAAATATCCCAAAGCTCAGCTGCTTCTCCCGAGTTTTACTTTTGTGTGGAAAATACAAGAAAGCAGCTGagatgactgactgaatcaCTAACCAGAGTCTTGTATTTTTTCTGCAGGAGCCTGAGGACCACTGTCCTGCTGTAGTAGCCATGCTGAGAGAAGAAAGAGGAATGTTAGTTGAATCTgtgtgcataaaaaaaaaaaaatgagtgagcaagaaataaacaaatctaaatCATATGTTCCAATGCCAAACACACCATCCATTTTTTAAACCAGGTGGCCTTAATATCCAGTAATGAGAACAAGTAGACCGGTTCCAGGGTTTTCTCTGTTCCAGTTAAGCCATGTTGATGATGGAAGGACAAAAGGGAGAATGTGCTTTCTATAATCTCCTCCATATATCTGAAGCAAGTTAAAAAgacacatgaaaacattttacagtgtaAGTCAGtatgtcaaaagaaaaagaaccaAGTAGAAGCTGATTTCACAGACAGAACTCACTTCTCTGGGTGACGGATCCAGAAGGTAGTCACCTCCTTCTGAAAGTCATTCATCAGTCGAATCTGAGAGAAcgacaacaaataaaacatgagaCAAACGTTTCTGTGGGCTCAGAGATTTAGAAGATCAttagaaatgttggcagcaCCTGTTTGAGAAGAAGACTTATCTGAGGACTGTTGATGTCAACAGTAGCTGATCCAGTAGGGAAGCTCAGCCTCTGGGACAAGAAACCTGATTCCACACTCTTTGCTGcatagaaaaaggaaaaataaatggtaTGGATTCATATATTCCATCCAAAATACACACATATTGATACAGACATCAGCTGCACCTCCTAGGTCTATAAACAAAATAAGTCAGCAAGGCTATTTAGTGAAAGCACTTACTGTTTAATAAAGTACTAGCATTAACATGTGGGGCCAACAGGCAACTAAAAAGACAGTAATTTCACAGATACCTCAGGGATTTtaggttttaatttaaattaatacatttttaacaaggAGGGTCTAAGAAGAGTAGCCTACCCAAACTGGTGTAGATCTCACGGGTCACGCTCAGCGGAGATAAAGAGAAGCTTTTAGCAAAAAACTGCAGCACATTCTCCTGACAGCGGTGAAAGGGAAGAGGAGAGTCAGAAACGcacacacaaagcaaaaactaaaaaatatgcagtgccttgctaaagtattcctACCCCTTGAACAGTACACACACAAACctctatatattttattgtgattttcttGTAACATGATAGACTAACCCAAAGTTTGAAATTGTGAAGGGCAAGAAATGGATATAcgattaaaaatgtctttaacaaataaacaacaaaagaatacagctctggctctatgtttgggatcattgttctgctggaaggtaaacctctgacCCATTCTTCAGTTTCCTGCAGCCCCAGACAGGTGAGTTATTGGTCCCTTACTTTCTTGCATCAGTCGTACCCCACACAAAGCACTtcgcatgtaggccaaaaagatcaattttggtctcaacCAACCAGAGGATCTGTTCGACAGGCTGTAGGGACATTTTCTAGAACATTGTCTAAGTGTTCAAACACAGATTTTATCATATAAGGCTTTTTAAAataggttttatttatatatgggTCCTATCCTAATAAGAAACAGAGCACAGAGATTGATTAAAGTagacattttaagcattttgttCAGTTAAATTGATGTAGGACTTGTTTCAGTTGTGATGCTGACAAGTTTCCATTTATATGCTCGGTTTCTCTGGCATACATACTGGCTGACAATATTCATCATAACCTAATGTGCATCTTAACTATCCAATTTGttgatttattgtttaaaatgcaataaaaaatatctttgaggaaaaaaacaactgatcCAAACATCATCTTCGACATGTTTTCTTTGTCCTCTCAAAGCAAAAGTAGGACTTTtcatgactttctttcaacaataactTTTGTTTCCACTCTAAAGACCAGATTAGTGGACAGAATGACAACTAGTTGtcaacagactctcccacctgagctgtgaatctctgaaGCTCTTCCAAACTCACCAATCATTGGCTATTTTCTGGCTAATCATCTTTTTGGGAGATTGAAAACAAAACCCCAACTGTTGTTGATTCAGTAAGGAACAGATGCAATGTAACTTTGACATGGATGGTTGAGGCACCGAGCAGATGAGGACTCACACTGAGTTCGGGTTCAGTAAGAGCTGCGCAGAGGTTCCTACGCATAGTGCTCCAGCTCTCACAGCTCAGCACATCAGGCGGaggagcacagcagagagcCTGCAGAGCCTCACGGCGCACCTAAACACAGATTTACATCATTTACCCAAACCAAACTGTTCATCACACTGACATCAAATACTGCCAACTGTGTGGCTATTGATCCCACTAAACACAGGCAGTTCACTCTGAAGGGCTACAACATAAAGGAAACTCAATTAGGTGTGTAAATCTTGTTGGTTTATATTTCCTAATAAACATTAAACCTCAGATTTACAGAGCAAACACTCTATTTGGAGCCAGTCCTCTATGGTATTATGCTTTCTAGGACAGCGAGAAAAAATTTGCAGTATTATGTCAACATTTTCTCTTGTACCTCTTTTGGCCTGCTGGAGTCAAGTTTTTCAGCCAGCACCTGCAGCTGCTCCTGTCTGATGAATGCATAACTCTGAAGtcccaaaagaaaagaaaaataaaacaataatattcATTTAAACAGCTTTAGTTATTAATATTCAGGCTAAAGCAGCATAAGATAGTTCTGTTTAAATCAGGTGATTGTTTGGACTTGCACTCCTTTAGAACATCTTTTTGAAATTAGAGTTTAAAGtctttacaaatagaaaaagaGAATAAAGCTGAAATACAAAACCGAATTCACTCAATTATCTAACTTTTTTGTTTGCAATGCCTTCAGATAGCCTGTATCTCAGACCTGGTTGAAGGAAGAGTCGCTGTCTGAGCAGTTATCAGCGTATTGGCTGTTAGACTGACGGTGTTCCATCACTGTGTACATCTCCTCCTTTCCCAGCTGGTTCTCCTCGAATTTGTTGATCAGCGACTCTACAACCACCATCATGGTGTTTTTCAATGTTTGGATCATCTGATGGTACCTGTAACAGAGAGAGGAAGTAGCCCAACATTaatcaattttaataaatattcaaaacccttttaaaaatggttttgctgTTTTAATAATCAagggattaaataaaaatgttttcccacatccatagagagaaaaaaatgtatttatatgtaaATGGTATTTTTAGTGGATGGTGGCAAAGCCTGCCCTACAAACAACTGTTGCAACTCAGTTTATAGACAAAAATGCACATTTAGACAGTAGTATGTGAATGAGCATGGCAAAAACATattaaagcagcagaaaaatatttgtattttttttccctaaaattacataattttcaaaacatttttatattttcctcccaattttgtatcatgttttaaGTGCGAAcgcaaaacttttaaaatgaattttatgGCTTGTGTTTTCTCATAAGACAGGCTTTAAATATAGAAAGGACCGACTGACTGAccgatggatggacaaacagagaGCTGAAGATGAAGAACAGAAAATCATAGCTATAATATATAGCTAGCATTATGTCATCTTTTTCATGCACATAtgcatcattttta is a window from the Girardinichthys multiradiatus isolate DD_20200921_A chromosome 15, DD_fGirMul_XY1, whole genome shotgun sequence genome containing:
- the tbc1d32 gene encoding protein broad-minded isoform X5; the protein is MAVCAATMSQLSADEEVQLQTLLMKLLRSISDKISGAPSTKYAEEILLHLEETDKNFHNYEFVRYLCQHVDGSLGTVVDDEIQNLTRGGHHAVGSGHDTLIHVVTRRTRDSAQYHQMIQTLKNTMMVVVESLINKFEENQLGKEEMYTVMEHRQSNSQYADNCSDSDSSFNQSYAFIRQEQLQVLAEKLDSSRPKEVRREALQALCCAPPPDVLSCESWSTMRRNLCAALTEPELSENVLQFFAKSFSLSPLSVTREIYTSLAKSVESGFLSQRLSFPTGSATVDINSPQISLLLKQIRLMNDFQKEVTTFWIRHPEKYMEEIIESTFSLLSFHHQHGLTGTEKTLEPVYLFSLLDIKATWFKKWMHGYYSRTVVLRLLQKKYKTLIVAALQQCLHYSESFERGTSESTDSHVEEPNDPGLPQTSVYTRKELEYAFFVHSLCVLGKLIIYTNGRKLFPIKIRKHKDPITLTDLIVILINIMCRHPHPLSSDTSLTDVSHALQHVEGSLSPSCLVMEVLRMLCEQTECAADCLYQTPVIEALLAPVAVLSAQQTTMGKPAATQILIADILARIANTDRGLALFLFEKNLVGHGERTFAAHIIVQFTLRLLNEAMPSLSESDVSHTLCGAFIFVCQQMYNTCEGLQVLQTYGLHKAIAAAWKKTSSLSERIPTPVSGACTARSTQETANMLVWEETLLGSLLNFAATPKGLLLLQQTGAINECISYMFSRFTKKPQVSRCEKFGYGVMVTQVAVTAPGVAALHSSGFVRSLVVELWSSLECGSDDARVVHPRPTPMDPIDRSCFKSFLSLVNLLSSSLSVWELLGRQSLANKSEYTLREMPTSIPDLIDRLIAVNSDVKIHSLFHYEQSHTFGLRLLSVLCCCLDSFLLLESQYHICSMLLQSQRENIADQDTTEGAIIIDSLSVERNHMLVRVNVVGGPSERRLPSRALEEGEHPYSWTMFLSHPPPPCYVLNLQDFQNDSQGGISFSVFTDCEISSFLAPWKEPKSEESWLEFCRRHFCKDIKSKPNTLSGKLLADLLENVVAHLSNSASECFFSPAEYKVFLYKLDVRFPLLLLSSG